The Magnolia sinica isolate HGM2019 chromosome 3, MsV1, whole genome shotgun sequence genome includes the window cttatatataaatatttatataaatatgtattagagaaaattgtaggttgaataaatttatctatgtaaaaaaataaaaaataaaaaataaaaaataaaaaaaataaaaaaaaattcataaactagcacagactacagttatggctacggttataatccgtagctattggtcatatcatcttcgatacatattgaagagtatgtatcgaaaattgcaggatttttgaggcaaactcgctagacagttctggacctttttcgattaatcgaaagaccttcgatacatataaaagaacATATCGAAGTGGCAAGGGCTACGGTTATggatacggttataatccgtagctatagaaaacactgtagccataagttcctgacctatttatttattattattttattttttactcttgtaatccccactactttttgtgggtcctatgatgagatatgtgttatatccaaaccgtccatatattggacgaacttgtattaaggcttgagatgaaaaataagatagatctagctatcaagtgaaccacactgtaagAGGCtgtagaggattgaacgtctaccactgaaaactttttaggggtcacggaagttttggatcattatgaaattttttttcccctcttcattcaggcttttgtgaccttatgaatagattggatggaaaataaatgttatggtgagccttacaaaatttttaacaggaccgttgctctttgtggtgtggtccagttgatctttggatatgattttttttttttttgataatgctcccaaatgatctcgaaatgtggatgaacgtcgtggatataataaatacgtaactgtggggcccatgtaactttgatatcttttgaaccgttcgtacaacgcgGAGTTCTCAGCGCTCGCCTtggagcaccaccgatccgcttgacggaacaagcaggggcattttcgacctttggcaagccatccgtacagctagggcgtattctcgcaagggaaaatgaggtgggcttagtccCCTAAATAGGCCATagatgggtcgtacagtcgtaaatttctcgatATTCCAAGCTTCTGCCCGATCGACGTATCATCTCGTGCACCGCTTCGGTGGATCCATAGAGGTCGGTGGATTCCTATCCATGtactcaccgtgatgtatgttacttgtatccaagccgtccatttgttttgaaatatcattttaaataataattacaaaaataaagtaaatccaaatctcagggaaaccacatcataggaaaccgtAGATATTGACCTAGAAACTTATTGTGAGTCAcacaagttttaaatcaagttgatatttgtatggtcccttcatccaggtcttcgtgtacttatcaacaggttggattaagaataaacatttcggtggaccCGAAGaacttttaacggtgggtattcagTCACTTctgtttgctgtggtgtggtccacgaagAATTTAATCTACTTCATTATTCGGATCATGCATTAATATAAGccttcaaaacggatggacggcgtggatttaaggaacatacgtcacggtgggccccacagtgaggtATCACCGACCCCCGATGCACCTAAGCCGCCCCTATACGCACGCCCGAAGTTCTCCCACAAATCGACCATTCGAACTTCAGACTCCTCCCCTCAGCTAGGGTTAGGGGTTTTTGCCTGAATCCatctccttccttccttcctttctttccatCTAGTGTTTCTCTGTAAACATTCTCCGTCTTCCTCTCGTCCATGGATCTTTCATCGAAGAAGCGGAAGGCTGACGAGAACGGCATCGCAGACGCCGTCTCCCCTTCAAAGCTCACGCCCGAGGACGCCCGCAAGATCATCGAGCCCTTCTCCACCGACCAGCTCCTCGACATCCTCCAGGACGCTGTCTCCCGCCACACGGACGTCCTCGACGCTGTCCGATCCATCGCGGACCGCGACCTGTCCCAGCGCAAGCTCTTCATCCGCGGCCTTGGTTGGGACACCACCACCGACGGCCTCCGTTCCCTCTTCTCTACCTACGGCGAGCTCGAAGAGGCCGTCGTTATCCTCGACAAGGCCACCGGCAAGAGCAAGGGCTACGGCTTCGTCACCTTCAAGCACATCGATGGCGCCCTCCTCGCCCTCAAGGAGCCCAGCAAGAAGATCGACGGCCGGATGACCGTCACGCAGCTCGCTGCGTCTGGATCGTCTGGCCCCACTGCGAACACTCCCACTGCCGACGTGTCCATACGGAAGATCTTTGTAGGAAATGTGCCGCCCGACATGCCGGCAGACCGTCTCCTTTCGCACTTCTCGTCCTATGGAGAGATTGAGGAGGGTCCACTGGGGTTCGATAAGCAGACGGGCAAGTCTAGAGGGTTCGCGCTGTTTGTCTACAAGACGCCCGAAGCTGCACAGGCATCGCTTGTTGACCCCACGAAGACCATCGACGGGCATCACTTGGTATGTAAGCTGGCGATTGATGGAAAGAAGGGGAAGCCTGGTGGGGCCCTGCCAGGGCTCGGAGGGATTCAGGCTCCACAAGTGGGTGCGGGTGATATCATCGGTGATGGGGTTGGATTGCCGCAGCCTTCTTCCATGCCAAGTTCTCTGCCTTCTCAGTATGGTGGGCCTGGAGGGTTTTCTTTGTTTGGCGGTTTGGGTTTTCCAGGCGGGAGTCAGGGCCCTGGCTTGACTCATCAGCATCTGAGCTCGACACTGCAGTCATCAACAGGTGGGCTGGGTGGGCCGGGGCTGTCGTCGGTTGGGAGTCAGGTTCCGTCTTTGTTGGGCAGTGGTGCCACAGGGTATGGTGGTGGCTTGGCAGCTGGTCCCTATGGGTCTTCACAGTATGGTGGGTCCGCTGCAGGTGGGTACGGTGGGATGGGCAGCAGTTCATCCTTGTACCGGGTGCCCGCAAGTTCAACTGGGATGCCATCTGGTGGTTATCCGGAAAGTGGACATTATGGGCTTTCATCGTCGGCGGCGTTCCAGAGCCAGCACAATCAGCAGTCAGGTTCATCACCAGCTCCTAGGGTCCCTTCTGGAGGGATGTACCAGGGCATGCACCCGTACTACTAAGGTATAGTGCCTTTTCTTTTGCTCATCATTTCCATGCTTGATATTATGTTAACTGTTAGCATATCcattgatttctctctctctctctctctctatatatatatatatatttattcttctgttattattattattatatttgacATGATTCTGCTTTAGATACTTGAATTAGGTCCAATATCTTGATAGTTCTAATTCTTTTATAGAGTATTCATGTTCTGCATCACCATACATTTCTTTGTATTGTTTGATTGCCTTGACTTTTAATGGATGCTTGGCATTTTCAGATGTTAATTTTAAGCTTGTAGACTTTGCTATTGGATGGGTATATTGCTCTTTGAGATGTAATTGGCGCTTGCTTTTGCATCTGTCAGGTGTTATGTATTGTTTCAACTGCTTATTTGTGAATCTTGTAATCTTGGTAATGGATTTGGGTTGTGTGATGTCACGATCTTGCTTTTTGTTACATGTGTTTTCGTCATGTGATTGTTCTTTCATTTTGTGATGGTATGCATCTTATGTTTTTGTCTCTGGCTTGCTTGACTATTGGAATTCTTGTTTTTGTTACTAATTACATGATATTACTTTTTGAGGGTGTAAATTAATGCATATGGTGGCATGTGTCAACTTGAATGTGGACATTACATTGGATATTTTAGTATTATGTTCTTCTGTGGTACTTAGATATATGTTTGCTGATCTTTCTTGCAATGAgtccctttttatttatttatttatttatttttaatgcatgTGTTCTGTTTGCTTTTGCTTGTTTCATTGTTCTGTAGGTTCTATGTGATCATTATATGCCTTTCTGTTCCTGTATCAGTCCGACAAAGGTGTCCTCTCGAATCATTGTACCTACAACATGTGGTGCATCCGTGCATGTCTCATGACTTTGATGAAGTTGTGACATGTCCTGAGTTGTTCTTGTTAAATATGTGACTTGCCACTTGGTGTTGTTTATCTTGCGGTTGTAGTGTAGCTTTTGTATAGAGTTGAGATATCGGTGCTACATGGGTTGAACTTTCTGCTTGGAGTTGGGATGAGAGAATATGTTTGGTCTGTTGTCATGTGTCTCATAACtgtgtgtcatgtggtttgttgTGCTCGGCCGACATACCCAGCCAATACTGTTATTCAAAACCTTGCTTGAGACTCACATTGAGACTCACACTCTTAGCCTGAAAATCGCATTCTTTCTTCCAAAAAGCCTCAAGTTTACAGTATCATTCTACTTTAAATAGTATAGTCCATAAACTAGAATTCCCTACAAATTCACTACCATAAACTCCAGCTAATCCTATCATCTCAAAAAGACCCATAAGTATAATATTCTTCATAGATGTTTAGGTGATGTTTTGAGGCTTGAAATAACCTAATATCCCAATATCTAGTCCGCTTATCTCCAGCTCATTATCTTAGCTGATACAAAGGTATAGGGTAGCACCCAATCTTCAGAAATAGTTGTCATGTTCTTGGAAAGGCCTTCCTGATGAGCAAAACATGACTATAAATgtacaacaaccacaaagatcCGCTCGGATGGTTTGTGTGTTGATTTGCAAGACTACATGTACAATTTCTGTGTATAGATCTTCTTTTAGTCTTCTTCTGTCCATTTTTTCTTGAGTAATGATGCTTAATGTGACCTTTTGGATGTTCATTAAGACTTTTACATTGGCTTACCTGGGGTCTTGGGCTACATCGCTCCCCTTGAATTAGGAGGAATTGATACTGTCAAATATAACTTTGCTTGTTTTTGCCATCCTATAACTGTGTTCTACATGTTTGTTGCCCCTTTTCTTGTTACTTTCTTGGATGCTATTTTTGCTGGTACGGTCTATGTTTTGATTTTGATGGATTCAACAGATTAGTTTAATTCTACTCGCAATATCGCGATTATGtcgcctttaaaaaaataaaatatcgcGATTATGTCTTTCCTGATTGTACATGTTAGCCTTGGTGGACAGCATGTCTTCCTTATTGTAGAGCCATATAATTTGGGACCATATTCATTAGAAAAGGAATCCCCACAGTTCTCATGAATCTCATTGCTGAATTCTCTTTGCAATTTGGAAAGTGTTTAAACAAAAAGATTTGACTTTAACCAAGCTATCTCAACTCAGCCACATAATTGAATAGGGAGCGTTGTCCACCTTATGCTGTAGCTTATATAGCAAATCGTTAGCCTATATCCTTGTTATTGCACTACAATTGCTGACGGACTGTTTTTTGTCACATGTCATGTTTGTATGGAACCTTGGTTGAACACTTTTGCTTCATATTGTTGGGTTACCATTAACAATTTGTGCAAGGAAAACCTCTAATTTCAGCATATCCATACATGATATAAGAAGCTGACAACTTACAAAGAGCCAAGAGTTTGTTGAGTTGGGTTGAAGACTAGGTCAAGAATTTTGTTCCAATTTGCATGTCCATGTAGCCTTTTTCTGTTGCTTATTTTTGTCAGGAGCATCTGCCTTTTGTCTCTGCTATACAGAGATTGTTTCTAAATGGGAACTCCaaactttgtttttgtttttatttttttaatttttgctgGGATTTGGTTATGTGCCCCTTTATCGTGAAATATGGTGATAGTGGACGGGCAACAAGaataaagaaaataatagaaagaaCGGAAATCCAATGGTTTTAAGAGAATATGTGAAGattagaagagaagaagaaggatgtGGGAGATTAGAAGAGGAGATTAGAGTAGGGGTAGGGATAGATCTCACTGGAATCAGCACTGGTGGTGGTCTTGGAGTCAGCACCAAGAGGAGGAAGAGGAGTCGGCACCTCTACTAAGGAAAAGTTCTTTCTTCCAAAGAAAATCAGCTTACAATGTCTTTATTTTTCCCCAAGAAAACCCTATATAAGGCTACCCGATTGACTTAAGAAACATATTACAAAAACCCCCTTGCAAAAGACTTGTTACAAAGATACCCCCTGCAAAAGACTTTTCTCAACAAAAAGCGCGTGTGCGCTTGTTGGGCTCAAGGGGGCCCAACCGCATCACCTAGTTGGATTGTAAGTGGCTGGTTGACCTGTGGAGCCTGGAGAAgacttgtgggtcccaccccaaCCTTGGTTCTTCATTTGTAGACTTTAAGGCCCCCATCATATGGTGTTGTGCTATTATGTTTGGCAATCTTGCACCTTTACAATTTGCTTATTATATTTGTTCTAAATGTGTGATTGTTGTAGTGATACGCATGATATCATGCGTTGACTGATAGAATGCAGAGAATGGAATGTTAATAGTACTATAATAAAAAGTAGAGTATTGCGTATTATTTTATATCACATGTGATATTTTGTGCAGTAGTTTTCTTGTATTTGACTTGAACAATGCACTTCATGCACCCTCACCACACGTATACATATGTGATGGGTACAGTACATGTGTTTTGTCAAGGTAGAGCACAACCTCACTTTTATGCTAGTGTGTGGTGCGTAATGTTCTTTGCATTCAGTATTATTTAATATATGCTGTTGTACATGCTTTTCTAAGCTACAAAATGAATTAATACAGAACTATGGAAGTTAAGCTTTCAAGATTTTCTTTATGCACTTGATTTACATTGCAGGTTTAGATATAGGACAGTCTTATTCCCATTACCTTGTAGCTATGATTCTATAGTTTGGTTTCTGACCTTTGAACCTCTCTACCTGAATGTTTCAGACTGCTCTTTTGCTCGTCCTCAAATTATGTTTTGATGAGTAACTCATCATTACCATCTAAGCCTTAATCTTATCCTGACTTATTGGGGTCGGCTTGGATGAGTAACTATGACACCCAGATCATTGTCATATATAATTGCTAATGCCTCCTTGTTGATGtcattatttatttgtttatttatttatttatttaatgatcgtcatctaagcctcatcctaAACTCCACcagtgggagttttgtgctctcattgctagTCTCAAGCCCAAATGgaggagggttgcatcaggttggcagctggTATCAATTTCGCCACTACTTTGTCATGAGTCATGACAATCTGATTTCAATGATAGGGTGGAATGGCTGAGTTTTGTGTAACCAACCTCAAGCAATTGGGATTAGGCTAGATGATGACgattatctaagccttatcccaactaattggggttggctatgtGAATCTTATTTTGCAGTCCATCTGTCAAGGACAATATCCTTCCTCAAATCACAGGTCATCATATCTTTACTTACTCCActtgtccttttgggccttccctttgcTCCTCTATTGTCTTCAACTTAACCAGCTCCCCTTCTAACCAGTGGTTCAGTGTAGTTCCTGGTCTTCAATCTACTATGTCTACTTTCCTCATAAAGAGTGTAATgttaaagaaaagggaaataTCTTTGTTATGATACAATCGGTCTGGGATGGAAGGATTCGAACCTCTTGAGTAACGGGACAAAAACCTGCCTTACCACTTGCCCATGCTCCATTGAGATTTCCATGTAACACTAATAACACTAACATGAGTATTGGTTGTTCGTCAATTCCGGTCCCAAATATTTATGGAATAGATTGTTTGTCAATTCCAGCCCAAATATCTATGGACTAGGCTGTTGCTAAGATTCAACACATGTATATGTAGAATCAAAATAAATTCATTGATCGTTATCAGAAAAAGTTGACTGTTAATTCCTCTATAGCAAGCATTTTTGGAGGACAAATTAGTTGTATCATTCCCATGAATCAGTGAATTATTG containing:
- the LOC131241041 gene encoding UBP1-associated protein 2C-like; translated protein: MDLSSKKRKADENGIADAVSPSKLTPEDARKIIEPFSTDQLLDILQDAVSRHTDVLDAVRSIADRDLSQRKLFIRGLGWDTTTDGLRSLFSTYGELEEAVVILDKATGKSKGYGFVTFKHIDGALLALKEPSKKIDGRMTVTQLAASGSSGPTANTPTADVSIRKIFVGNVPPDMPADRLLSHFSSYGEIEEGPLGFDKQTGKSRGFALFVYKTPEAAQASLVDPTKTIDGHHLVCKLAIDGKKGKPGGALPGLGGIQAPQVGAGDIIGDGVGLPQPSSMPSSLPSQYGGPGGFSLFGGLGFPGGSQGPGLTHQHLSSTLQSSTGGLGGPGLSSVGSQVPSLLGSGATGYGGGLAAGPYGSSQYGGSAAGGYGGMGSSSSLYRVPASSTGMPSGGYPESGHYGLSSSAAFQSQHNQQSGSSPAPRVPSGGMYQGMHPYY